From the Opitutaceae bacterium genome, one window contains:
- a CDS encoding S46 family peptidase, which yields MIQLARLVDGPARELRQKVEQHYDEPLRQAYARIADARFATLGATGYPDATFTLRLAFGTVKGYEEDGKKIAPYTVVGGAYEHAKEHGDRPPFQLPTSWIKAKEQLDLKTPMNFVSTADIIGGNSGSPVVNRAGEFVGIIFDGNIQSLVGDYAYSDVQARALSVDSRAIIESLRSIYDAEHLVKELLP from the coding sequence ATGATCCAACTCGCCCGGTTAGTGGATGGTCCTGCTCGCGAACTGAGGCAGAAAGTCGAACAACATTATGACGAGCCGCTTCGGCAAGCATACGCTCGCATTGCCGATGCCCGGTTCGCCACGCTCGGCGCCACCGGCTATCCCGACGCCACCTTCACGCTGCGGCTCGCATTCGGAACGGTGAAGGGTTACGAGGAGGACGGTAAGAAGATCGCCCCGTACACCGTCGTCGGCGGAGCTTACGAACATGCGAAGGAGCATGGCGATCGGCCGCCGTTCCAATTGCCGACAAGCTGGATCAAGGCGAAGGAGCAGCTCGATCTGAAGACGCCGATGAACTTCGTCAGCACCGCGGACATCATCGGCGGCAACTCGGGAAGCCCGGTTGTCAACAGGGCCGGCGAGTTCGTCGGCATCATCTTCGACGGCAACATCCAGTCGCTTGTGGGCGACTATGCCTACAGCGATGTGCAGGCCCGGGCGTTGTCTGTCGATTCGCGTGCGATCATCGAGAGCCTGCGCTCCATCTATGATGCCGAGCACCTGGTCAAGGAGCTCCTGCCGTAA
- a CDS encoding PTS sugar transporter subunit IIA, whose product MAGRLSKLLDPSRVTLQVRSDKRTAAIHEVASRLDGHPDVSNFGSFYQELLARERLDTTCLGNEIALPHARTEHVKRMVMSVGRSSGGVLFENSNETVRLLFVLGTPKSNPGDYLMVVSSLCKVLKSATTRDALLHATTPEEFIGVLTAAEEALLSGAAKA is encoded by the coding sequence ATGGCCGGCCGTCTGTCTAAACTTCTGGATCCTTCCCGAGTGACGCTTCAAGTGAGGAGCGACAAACGCACTGCTGCGATTCACGAGGTGGCAAGCCGGCTCGACGGCCACCCGGATGTGTCGAATTTCGGTTCGTTTTACCAGGAATTGCTCGCCCGCGAGCGGCTCGACACCACGTGCCTGGGCAACGAGATCGCCCTCCCTCATGCGCGGACGGAGCACGTGAAACGCATGGTGATGTCGGTGGGACGCAGCTCCGGCGGCGTGCTGTTTGAGAACAGTAACGAGACCGTTCGGCTGCTTTTTGTCCTTGGTACGCCGAAGTCAAACCCAGGCGATTACCTGATGGTGGTGAGTTCTCTCTGCAAGGTCCTAAAGTCAGCCACGACACGCGACGCCCTTCTCCACGCGACCACGCCGGAAGAATTCATCGGAGTGCTCACTGCTGCGGAAGAAGCCCTTCTCAGCGGCGCCGCGAAAGCCTGA
- the gyrA gene encoding DNA gyrase subunit A, translated as MAPDKTSTANITDIMQTAYIDYSMSVIVSRALPDARDGLKPVQRRILYAMLREGLLHNRAFDKCAGVVGEVLKNYHPHGDSSVYDTLVRLAQNWVMRYTLIDPQGNFGSVDGDPPAAYRYTECRLNAVAEELLADIEEDTVDFAPNYKESTTEPTVLPSALPNLLMNGSTGIAVGMATNIPPHNLHEIIAATIKVLDEPSTSVEELCSIIQGPDFPTGGVIAGREGILSYLTTGKGIVRIRGRAHTEENKTGEQIVITEIPYNVNRANLVTRIAELVTEKEIEGIRDVRDESDEQTRVVIELKRGEQSTPILNQLFQKTALESSFGVTLLALDKKRPKQMNIRELIDCYVDHRRDVITRRTKFRLRQAEDRAHILEGYKIALDNLDDFVRIIRASTSKEDAKQRLMAKYPLSERQTEAILELRLYQLTGLERDKIEAEYLELLKLIEELRAILANDWRLREVIKTEILALKEKYGDGRKTEITAAVGEFRMEDVIPNEGCVITVSHLGFIKRTPVAEYRSQKRGGKGIIGAETYEDDFVERLFTASTHDYILFVTNHGQCLAKKVYDIPEGNRTAKGKSVSSFLRLSEGEKIAAMLCVQGFADDKFVVMATKSGTLKKTRLSEYENATREGGIAGIKLVEGDVLVGCVLTNGDNEIILVSHQGQAVRFFEGVSAVQAEAGDTNAPIEADAAAQPEGLRAMGRNTTGVTGMRFKYSGDYLQAIEVCDSNSRLLVAREDGIGKRTAFGEYRLTRRGAGGVIAIDLPEDGSVKVAGALSVHEDDEVMFLTVKGQSVRTRVREIRETGRGAKGVKLLTLAEGDKLMSVARIVETEEQTEAQGTS; from the coding sequence ATGGCACCCGACAAGACTTCCACCGCGAACATTACGGACATCATGCAGACGGCGTACATCGATTACTCGATGTCCGTCATTGTCTCCCGTGCCCTGCCTGACGCACGCGATGGCCTCAAGCCCGTTCAGCGCCGAATCCTGTACGCCATGCTGCGAGAGGGCCTGCTTCACAACCGGGCTTTCGACAAGTGCGCCGGTGTCGTGGGTGAAGTGCTCAAGAATTATCACCCCCACGGCGACAGTTCGGTTTACGACACGCTTGTTCGCCTCGCGCAAAACTGGGTGATGCGGTACACCTTGATCGACCCGCAGGGGAACTTTGGTTCTGTCGACGGTGACCCACCGGCAGCCTACCGTTACACGGAATGCCGACTCAATGCCGTGGCCGAGGAACTTCTGGCTGACATCGAGGAAGACACCGTCGACTTCGCTCCGAACTACAAGGAGTCGACAACCGAGCCAACCGTCCTCCCCTCCGCCCTTCCGAACCTGTTGATGAACGGTTCGACAGGCATCGCCGTCGGCATGGCGACCAACATTCCGCCGCACAACCTGCACGAGATCATCGCCGCCACCATCAAGGTGCTGGATGAACCGTCAACGAGCGTCGAGGAACTGTGTTCGATTATTCAGGGACCTGATTTTCCGACGGGAGGCGTCATCGCGGGCCGCGAGGGCATCCTTTCGTACCTGACCACGGGCAAGGGCATCGTGCGAATCCGCGGCCGCGCCCACACCGAGGAGAACAAGACAGGGGAGCAGATCGTCATCACCGAAATTCCCTACAATGTGAATCGCGCCAACCTTGTGACCCGCATCGCCGAGCTGGTCACGGAAAAGGAGATTGAGGGAATTCGCGATGTGCGCGACGAGTCGGACGAACAGACTCGAGTCGTCATCGAGCTCAAGCGCGGGGAGCAATCGACTCCGATCCTCAATCAACTCTTCCAGAAGACCGCGCTCGAAAGCTCGTTTGGCGTGACGCTGCTCGCCCTCGACAAGAAACGGCCCAAGCAGATGAACATCCGCGAGTTGATCGACTGCTACGTCGACCACCGACGCGACGTCATCACCCGGCGTACTAAGTTCCGCCTCAGGCAGGCCGAAGACCGCGCCCACATTCTTGAGGGATATAAGATCGCGCTCGATAATCTCGACGATTTCGTCCGCATCATCCGCGCATCCACAAGCAAGGAGGACGCGAAACAGCGCTTGATGGCCAAGTACCCGCTCTCCGAGCGGCAGACCGAAGCCATCCTCGAGCTTCGCCTGTACCAACTCACCGGCCTCGAACGCGACAAGATCGAAGCCGAGTACCTCGAACTCCTGAAGCTGATCGAGGAGCTCCGCGCGATTCTGGCCAACGACTGGCGCCTGCGCGAGGTCATCAAGACCGAGATCCTTGCCCTCAAGGAAAAGTACGGAGACGGGCGCAAGACGGAGATCACGGCTGCAGTGGGTGAGTTTCGCATGGAGGACGTCATCCCCAATGAAGGCTGCGTCATCACGGTCTCCCATCTCGGGTTCATCAAGCGCACCCCCGTCGCCGAATACCGCAGCCAGAAGCGCGGCGGCAAGGGAATTATCGGCGCTGAAACATACGAGGACGACTTCGTCGAGCGTCTCTTTACCGCAAGCACCCACGATTACATCCTCTTCGTCACCAACCACGGCCAATGCCTTGCGAAAAAGGTGTACGACATTCCAGAGGGCAACCGTACGGCCAAGGGCAAGAGCGTCTCAAGTTTCCTTCGCCTCAGCGAAGGCGAGAAGATCGCCGCGATGCTCTGCGTCCAAGGCTTTGCAGACGACAAGTTCGTGGTCATGGCCACAAAGTCCGGCACGCTTAAGAAAACGCGCCTCTCGGAATACGAAAATGCCACCCGCGAGGGCGGCATCGCGGGAATCAAACTTGTCGAGGGAGATGTGCTTGTTGGCTGCGTGCTTACAAATGGCGACAACGAAATCATCCTCGTTTCTCACCAGGGCCAGGCAGTGCGATTCTTCGAGGGCGTCTCAGCAGTCCAGGCTGAGGCAGGCGATACAAATGCGCCAATCGAGGCGGATGCCGCCGCACAGCCGGAAGGGCTGCGCGCAATGGGTCGCAACACCACGGGCGTCACGGGCATGCGCTTCAAGTACTCGGGCGACTACCTCCAGGCAATCGAGGTGTGCGACTCCAACAGCAGGCTTCTGGTCGCTCGTGAAGACGGCATCGGCAAGCGCACGGCCTTCGGCGAATACCGACTGACTCGGCGCGGAGCCGGTGGCGTGATCGCCATCGACCTGCCGGAGGATGGCTCGGTCAAAGTCGCGGGCGCACTCAGCGTCCATGAGGACGACGAGGTCATGTTCCTCACGGTCAAGGGCCAGAGCGTGCGCACCCGCGTCCGCGAGATTCGCGAAACCGGTCGCGGCGCGAAGGGAGTCAAGCTCCTGACGCTCGCCGAGGGTGACAAGCTGATGAGTGTCGCGCGCATTGTGGAGACCGAGGAACAGACAGAAGCCCAGGGCACCTCCTGA
- the gyrB gene encoding DNA topoisomerase (ATP-hydrolyzing) subunit B has translation MSDPIDPQNPAPQTAGDADYNASKIEKLEGLEGVRKRPDMYIGDTNERGLHHCVFELVDNCIDEALAGHAKGVKVAIHLDGSCSVEDDGRGIPVDIHPKYNIPALELVLTNLHAGGKFGKGAYQVSGGLHGVGAKCVNAVSEWFEAEVRRNGKVYQMRFAQGLTTQKMTIIGDTKKTGTKISFKPDPEIFQTTRAFQYEILAKRLRELAFLNPGIKIELADERSQKSESFFFKDGIVEFVRFLNTNKNIVHDKPISFSDVVPNEVDPSKPPISVDVAMQYNDSYNDQVFAYANSIFNIEGGTHLSGFRTALTRVINNFAKTNNLLKEKDPAITGEDVREGLVAVISVKVPEPRFEGQTKTKLSNGEVDGIVQKIVGEKLRFFLEANTAIGKRIIDKTLNAARAREAARKARETVRKGALSGGGLPGKLADCSERDPALGELYIVEGDSAGGSAKQGRDRRFQAILPLRGKLINTEKARLDKVLSNEEIRTLITAIGTGIGEGDENVGGFNVDKARYHKIIIMTDADVDGSHIRTLLLTFLYRQMRGLIERGYVYIAQPPLYKIKRKKREQYVDNDEQLNRFLLELGSEDVVLSRASDQTTFDPTQVDKIVEALAALEKLGAGVTRYGASLIEYLDLHLANSLALPRYVARIREGNKESHEFLIDEVARAGFVSRLGIDADGAEQGVPTSATRSPLAQKRVTLHEIFESTEMTKLLHVLAGAGLDIARFSAGETPRFIVTENPGQKNESRTELSSPLDLLHHIRALGRKGLSIQRYKGLGEMNPKQLFETTMDPEKRRLLKVSINDAAKADALFTLLMGDEVPPRRQFIEDNALNVQYLDV, from the coding sequence ATGTCTGATCCTATCGACCCGCAAAATCCGGCGCCTCAAACCGCCGGCGACGCCGACTATAATGCTTCAAAAATCGAGAAGCTGGAGGGCTTGGAAGGTGTTCGTAAACGGCCAGATATGTATATTGGCGATACGAACGAACGCGGCCTTCACCACTGCGTCTTCGAACTCGTCGACAACTGCATAGACGAAGCGCTGGCCGGGCACGCCAAGGGGGTGAAAGTTGCGATCCACCTCGATGGGTCGTGTTCGGTTGAGGACGATGGTCGCGGTATCCCTGTCGACATTCACCCGAAGTATAACATTCCGGCACTTGAGTTGGTGCTCACCAACCTGCACGCCGGGGGTAAATTCGGCAAGGGGGCCTACCAGGTCTCGGGCGGCCTCCACGGCGTCGGTGCCAAGTGCGTAAACGCAGTTTCGGAGTGGTTTGAGGCGGAGGTCCGCCGCAACGGCAAGGTGTACCAGATGCGCTTTGCGCAGGGCCTCACCACGCAGAAAATGACCATAATCGGGGACACCAAAAAGACGGGAACGAAGATCTCATTCAAACCGGACCCTGAGATTTTCCAGACCACCCGCGCGTTTCAGTACGAGATCCTCGCCAAGCGCCTGCGCGAACTCGCCTTCCTCAATCCTGGAATCAAGATCGAACTCGCGGACGAGCGGTCCCAGAAAAGCGAATCCTTCTTCTTCAAAGACGGCATCGTGGAGTTCGTGCGCTTCCTCAACACGAACAAAAACATCGTCCACGACAAGCCCATCTCCTTCAGCGACGTCGTTCCCAACGAGGTCGATCCGTCGAAGCCCCCGATCTCGGTCGATGTCGCGATGCAGTACAACGACAGCTATAACGACCAGGTCTTCGCCTACGCCAACTCCATCTTCAACATTGAGGGCGGCACACACTTGTCCGGGTTCCGTACCGCGCTGACACGCGTCATCAATAATTTCGCAAAGACCAACAACCTGCTTAAGGAGAAGGACCCGGCAATCACCGGCGAAGATGTCCGCGAAGGACTGGTCGCTGTCATCTCGGTGAAAGTTCCCGAGCCGCGTTTTGAAGGGCAGACAAAGACGAAGCTCTCGAATGGAGAGGTCGACGGCATTGTCCAAAAGATCGTCGGCGAAAAACTGAGGTTCTTCCTGGAGGCAAACACAGCCATCGGGAAACGCATCATCGACAAGACGCTCAACGCGGCACGCGCCCGCGAAGCTGCACGCAAGGCTCGCGAAACGGTTCGCAAGGGCGCGCTATCCGGTGGTGGCCTGCCGGGCAAACTCGCAGACTGCTCGGAACGCGATCCCGCCTTGGGCGAACTGTACATTGTGGAAGGCGACTCCGCCGGCGGCTCGGCAAAGCAAGGCCGCGATCGCCGCTTCCAGGCAATTCTCCCGCTGCGCGGAAAACTCATCAACACCGAGAAGGCCCGCCTCGACAAAGTCCTCTCGAACGAGGAAATCCGTACGCTGATTACCGCGATCGGGACGGGGATCGGCGAAGGAGACGAGAATGTCGGTGGCTTCAACGTCGACAAGGCGCGTTACCACAAGATCATCATCATGACCGACGCAGATGTCGACGGCTCCCACATCCGCACACTTCTGCTCACCTTCCTTTATCGCCAAATGCGCGGCTTGATCGAGCGGGGCTATGTGTACATCGCGCAGCCGCCCCTCTACAAAATCAAACGCAAGAAGCGCGAGCAGTACGTCGATAACGACGAGCAGCTGAACCGCTTTCTGCTCGAACTTGGATCTGAGGACGTCGTCCTCTCGCGGGCCTCCGATCAGACGACCTTCGATCCCACCCAGGTGGACAAGATTGTGGAGGCATTGGCGGCCCTCGAGAAACTGGGTGCCGGCGTCACGCGCTACGGCGCTTCGCTCATCGAGTACCTCGACCTTCACCTTGCCAATTCACTGGCGCTCCCGCGGTACGTGGCGCGTATTCGCGAAGGCAACAAGGAGTCGCACGAATTCCTGATCGACGAAGTCGCTCGCGCCGGTTTCGTCTCGCGGCTCGGCATCGATGCCGACGGCGCGGAACAAGGGGTGCCTACTAGCGCCACGCGCTCCCCGCTCGCCCAGAAACGGGTGACGCTTCACGAAATCTTCGAGTCCACGGAGATGACTAAGCTGCTCCACGTGCTCGCAGGAGCCGGTCTCGACATCGCCCGCTTCTCCGCGGGGGAAACGCCTAGATTCATCGTCACGGAGAACCCGGGCCAAAAGAACGAGTCGCGCACAGAACTGTCGTCCCCACTCGACCTCCTGCACCACATCCGCGCGCTCGGTCGCAAGGGCCTCAGCATCCAGCGTTACAAGGGTCTCGGTGAAATGAATCCGAAACAGCTCTTTGAGACGACCATGGACCCGGAGAAACGCCGTCTTCTGAAAGTTTCAATCAATGACGCCGCCAAGGCCGATGCGCTCTTCACGCTCCTGATGGGTGACGAGGTTCCGCCCCGTCGGCAGTTCATCGAAGACAATGCCCTGAATGTGCAATACCTCGACGTTTAA
- a CDS encoding Rrf2 family transcriptional regulator encodes MKLSVKVDYACRVLAQLARQRGAEELAHIEDLARIEAVPANYLVQILSELRNGGLITSRRGKQGGYALARSPDEITLLDIVRVIEGELLEITPVGEGQSARRVNQVWQDVRQSLEEKAKSITLDRIAVRNNEEMYYI; translated from the coding sequence ATGAAGTTATCGGTCAAGGTGGACTATGCTTGTCGCGTGCTTGCGCAGCTTGCGCGGCAGCGAGGAGCAGAGGAGCTGGCGCACATTGAAGATCTGGCCCGCATTGAGGCTGTGCCGGCAAATTATCTGGTCCAGATCCTGAGCGAGCTTCGCAACGGAGGCCTGATCACGTCCAGGCGCGGCAAACAAGGTGGCTACGCCCTGGCTCGCTCGCCGGACGAAATCACCCTGCTCGATATCGTCCGTGTCATTGAAGGAGAGTTGCTGGAGATCACTCCGGTTGGCGAAGGCCAGTCGGCTCGACGCGTGAACCAGGTCTGGCAGGACGTGCGCCAATCGCTGGAGGAAAAGGCAAAGTCGATCACACTCGATCGCATAGCCGTGAGGAATAACGAGGAGATGTATTATATTTGA
- a CDS encoding C4-type zinc ribbon domain-containing protein, with protein MRHPALEALLILQDRDTKRLGLVAQLQAVPRDVATVEQKITSEKAAIETAKAEWQGLEAKKKALENEIGSAEQKLAKYKTQQASVRKNDEYQALGHEIDTTQAAIAAFEEQELGIMYQIDEAKKRFAAAEAELKKNISGHEAKLKALREREGNLKAELKGAEDEVAKARAPLPEPVVRQYDRIGLRTQPVVTALRGGKCTGCHLKVSSEVESDSRKGEKLATCDQCGRIVWFDL; from the coding sequence ATGCGACACCCCGCGTTGGAAGCGTTGCTCATTCTTCAGGATCGCGATACCAAGCGATTGGGCCTGGTTGCCCAGCTCCAAGCGGTGCCGAGGGACGTCGCCACGGTGGAGCAAAAAATAACCTCGGAGAAGGCCGCGATTGAGACGGCGAAAGCCGAGTGGCAGGGCCTTGAGGCAAAAAAGAAAGCACTCGAGAACGAGATCGGCTCCGCAGAGCAAAAGCTTGCAAAATACAAGACGCAGCAGGCGTCCGTGCGGAAGAATGACGAGTACCAAGCCCTCGGCCACGAGATTGATACGACTCAGGCGGCCATTGCCGCTTTTGAGGAACAGGAGCTCGGCATCATGTACCAGATTGACGAGGCGAAGAAACGGTTCGCCGCGGCCGAGGCAGAACTCAAGAAGAACATCTCCGGCCACGAGGCAAAGCTGAAGGCGTTGCGTGAGCGGGAAGGCAATTTGAAGGCTGAGCTAAAGGGGGCGGAGGATGAAGTCGCCAAGGCGCGTGCCCCCCTGCCCGAACCTGTTGTGCGTCAGTACGACCGCATCGGCTTGCGCACGCAGCCTGTGGTAACCGCCCTGCGGGGAGGAAAATGCACCGGATGCCACCTGAAGGTTTCGTCCGAGGTCGAGTCGGATTCCCGCAAGGGCGAAAAGCTCGCGACCTGCGACCAGTGCGGGCGTATTGTGTGGTTTGATCTTTGA
- a CDS encoding 2-dehydropantoate 2-reductase — translation MRIAIVGSGALGCYYGARLTQAGADVSFLMRSDLAAVRAKGLSVKWPKGEAHLHPAKAFGSPEEIGPVDLVIVALKTTAEADYEHLVRPLLGPATGILTLQNGLGADAAFAQLFGEERVMGALCFICVNRLAPGIVECFRTGSIAFGEFQRPISARIREIEALFRSAGIHTELGDDLAQLRWRKLVWNVPFNGLSIAAGGITTDKILADPDLEREVRALMDEIVRTAAALGHTLPADIIEVNVERTRPMGPYKPSSLIDYLAGREVEVESIWGEPLRAAKAAGVATPRLAALYQKLQNTAPSRGSA, via the coding sequence ATGAGAATCGCGATTGTAGGCTCAGGCGCCCTCGGGTGCTATTATGGCGCCCGTCTCACGCAGGCGGGTGCGGACGTGTCCTTTCTCATGCGGTCGGACCTGGCGGCGGTGCGCGCGAAAGGACTCAGCGTGAAGTGGCCGAAAGGCGAGGCACACCTTCACCCGGCGAAGGCATTTGGGTCGCCTGAGGAAATAGGCCCTGTCGACCTGGTCATTGTCGCGTTGAAGACGACGGCTGAGGCAGACTACGAACATCTCGTTCGCCCGCTACTGGGTCCCGCCACAGGAATCCTCACACTTCAGAACGGTTTGGGAGCGGACGCCGCCTTCGCGCAGCTCTTTGGCGAGGAGCGCGTGATGGGCGCCCTGTGCTTCATTTGCGTGAACCGGCTGGCTCCTGGCATCGTGGAGTGCTTCCGCACCGGGAGCATTGCCTTTGGCGAGTTCCAGCGCCCCATTTCCGCGCGTATACGGGAAATCGAGGCCTTGTTTCGCTCCGCCGGTATTCATACGGAGCTGGGAGACGACCTGGCGCAGCTTCGCTGGCGAAAACTCGTCTGGAACGTGCCTTTTAACGGGCTCTCCATCGCCGCCGGAGGCATCACGACGGACAAGATCCTCGCGGACCCGGATCTCGAACGTGAGGTGCGGGCCTTGATGGATGAGATCGTGAGGACGGCGGCGGCCCTGGGCCACACGCTCCCTGCGGATATAATAGAGGTAAACGTCGAGCGCACTCGACCCATGGGGCCCTACAAGCCGTCGAGCCTCATCGACTACCTGGCCGGGCGTGAAGTTGAGGTCGAGTCGATCTGGGGTGAGCCTCTGCGTGCGGCCAAAGCGGCGGGCGTCGCGACCCCACGACTTGCGGCGCTGTATCAAAAGCTGCAAAACACAGCCCCCTCCCGCGGCTCCGCCTAG
- a CDS encoding DUF885 domain-containing protein, with protein sequence MKSLAKMLWIVTALLVLSFCIFAINLLWFRPWSLRLFFTKTFLEVFADQPESLTAHGFLERYGYRRHNAKLDDLSLAKQAGRYEKMRRVREQVEAYSGRNLSHQERLSLRVLKWYLDDALAGERFAFHDYPMNQLFGVQSETPDFLVNLHPLADGRDAGYYLSRLRDFPRKFAELEVAVRARAERGILPPKFVFVRVSQQICELLSKPPGENVLVVSFADRLKSLPKVDEAQRAGLIQEATRLVESGVYPAYERLLAMWEDLEKSASEDDGVWKLPDGDAYYAHLLKSQTSTSLTPEEIHQIGEQEVARIEREMRAILDSQEHEGRSVGEWLDTLSRDPRFLYPNTDAGRTQALARYKELTDEALAAAPRFFGRLPKAPMDVRRVPDFKEDTAPGAYYMPPALDGSRPGVFWINLRDMAEVEQWGMKTLTYHEAVPGHHFQLAIAGELEDVPVFRRTLWFTAYGEGWALYAEKLAEEMGLYPNDPYGSLGRLRAELFRSVRLVVDTGIHAKRWTRQQAITYMMEKTGMPEASVVSEIERYIVMPAQACTYKIGMLHLEKLRARAQARMGAAFDLRAFHDFLLGNGGLPLEILDEEFEEWVIGRIKREG encoded by the coding sequence ATGAAATCACTCGCAAAGATGCTCTGGATCGTCACCGCACTCCTCGTCCTTTCGTTCTGCATCTTTGCGATCAATCTCCTGTGGTTCCGCCCCTGGAGTCTCCGTCTCTTTTTCACGAAGACCTTCCTGGAGGTGTTTGCAGACCAGCCTGAATCCCTGACCGCTCACGGCTTCCTCGAGCGTTACGGCTACCGTCGCCACAACGCAAAGCTGGACGACCTCTCTCTCGCGAAGCAGGCAGGCCGCTATGAGAAGATGCGCCGAGTGCGTGAGCAGGTGGAAGCCTACAGCGGCCGAAATCTCTCCCACCAGGAACGGCTCTCCCTCCGCGTCCTAAAGTGGTACCTCGACGATGCATTGGCGGGCGAGCGATTCGCCTTCCATGACTACCCCATGAACCAGCTTTTCGGCGTACAAAGCGAAACGCCTGATTTCCTGGTCAACCTCCACCCCCTCGCCGACGGGCGTGACGCGGGCTACTACCTGTCGCGCCTGCGTGACTTCCCGCGGAAGTTTGCGGAGCTCGAAGTGGCAGTCAGGGCTCGCGCCGAGCGGGGGATCCTTCCCCCCAAGTTCGTCTTCGTTCGAGTGTCCCAGCAGATTTGCGAACTGCTTTCAAAACCGCCTGGCGAGAACGTCCTCGTGGTCTCCTTCGCCGATCGCCTCAAATCACTTCCAAAAGTGGACGAAGCGCAGAGAGCCGGCCTTATCCAGGAGGCCACCCGACTCGTCGAGAGCGGGGTGTACCCGGCCTACGAAAGGCTCCTTGCAATGTGGGAAGACCTCGAAAAGTCCGCGAGCGAAGACGATGGGGTTTGGAAGCTTCCCGATGGCGACGCCTATTACGCCCACCTGCTGAAGAGCCAAACCTCAACCTCACTGACACCCGAGGAGATCCACCAAATCGGCGAACAGGAGGTGGCGCGCATCGAAAGGGAAATGCGTGCGATTCTCGACTCCCAAGAGCACGAAGGTCGGTCGGTGGGCGAATGGCTCGATACACTCTCGCGCGACCCCCGTTTTCTCTATCCCAACACGGACGCTGGTAGGACCCAGGCTCTCGCCAGGTACAAGGAGTTGACCGACGAGGCCCTCGCTGCCGCGCCGCGCTTTTTTGGGCGCCTCCCGAAAGCACCGATGGACGTACGCCGCGTTCCCGATTTCAAGGAGGACACCGCCCCTGGCGCCTATTACATGCCCCCGGCCCTCGATGGCAGTCGGCCGGGTGTGTTCTGGATCAACCTACGCGACATGGCCGAGGTGGAGCAGTGGGGGATGAAGACCCTCACTTATCATGAAGCGGTCCCGGGACATCACTTCCAACTGGCGATTGCCGGCGAACTGGAGGACGTGCCGGTGTTCCGCAGGACACTTTGGTTCACCGCCTACGGCGAGGGCTGGGCTCTTTACGCCGAGAAACTGGCCGAGGAAATGGGCCTGTATCCAAACGATCCCTACGGCTCGCTCGGCAGGCTTCGGGCGGAGTTGTTTCGGTCGGTCCGGCTTGTGGTCGACACGGGCATACACGCCAAACGGTGGACCCGCCAGCAGGCCATCACCTACATGATGGAAAAGACGGGCATGCCCGAGGCGTCCGTTGTTTCGGAGATAGAACGCTATATCGTCATGCCCGCACAGGCCTGCACCTACAAGATCGGCATGCTGCATCTCGAGAAACTCCGCGCCAGAGCACAAGCGAGGATGGGCGCGGCGTTCGACCTGCGCGCCTTCCATGACTTCCTCCTCGGCAACGGAGGCCTGCCTCTCGAGATCCTCGACGAGGAGTTCGAGGAATGGGTAATCGGGAGGATAAAGAGAGAGGGGTAA